One genomic region from Evansella sp. LMS18 encodes:
- a CDS encoding LysE/ArgO family amino acid transporter: MTEAFIHGFLLSAGLILPLGVQNLFIFNQGVTQPSVYKAFPAVITAAVCDTLLILLAVLGTAYLVEQFEWLHNVIYIAGIVFLIYIAWAIWREEPQGDGGNGPITAKKQVVFALSVSLLNPHAFLDTFGVIGTNSLLYHGDALWMFTLAAIIVSWLYFFLLAFAGGFIRRIDKDYKFRKLINKISAATIFGIAVYMILQLI; encoded by the coding sequence ATGACGGAAGCATTTATTCACGGTTTCTTATTATCTGCAGGTTTGATTCTGCCTCTCGGAGTGCAAAACCTGTTTATTTTTAACCAGGGAGTAACACAGCCAAGTGTTTATAAAGCATTTCCAGCCGTTATTACAGCGGCTGTTTGTGATACTTTATTAATTTTGCTGGCGGTTCTTGGTACTGCTTATCTCGTTGAACAGTTTGAATGGCTGCATAATGTCATTTATATCGCAGGAATCGTTTTTCTAATTTACATAGCATGGGCCATCTGGAGGGAAGAGCCCCAGGGGGATGGAGGAAACGGACCGATAACGGCGAAAAAGCAGGTTGTATTCGCTCTGTCTGTTTCCCTGTTGAACCCCCATGCATTTCTTGATACTTTCGGAGTCATCGGTACGAACTCCCTTCTGTATCACGGAGATGCTCTGTGGATGTTCACTTTAGCTGCGATTATAGTCTCCTGGCTGTATTTCTTTCTTCTGGCGTTTGCCGGGGGCTTTATCAGGAGAATAGACAAAGATTATAAGTTCCGAAAACTGATTAATAAAATATCAGCGGCTACCATCTTTGGGATAGCGGTATATATGATTCTGCAGCTTATTTAA
- a CDS encoding sulfurtransferase: MSNVKSLRWLKENLGDPDIVIADCRFQLGEPEKGYNKYKEGHIPGAVYFDLEKELSAPISTHGGRHPLPETEQMAALFSKKGIDHTKQVIIYDDQGGAMASRLWWMLKYTGHNNAAILEEGFSAWREKGYPVTPEIPEPEITQYIPELNSGMLASAEDVKDSLHRNDVLLIDSRAEQRFTGETEPIDPVAGHIPGAVNEDWQNRLNENGKWKPAEEQAKELSKYNTDKNDVIVYCGSGVTACANVLAMEEAGIKPKLYAGSWSDWITYKDAPVETGHKNK, from the coding sequence ATGAGCAATGTTAAATCATTACGCTGGCTAAAGGAAAATTTAGGGGACCCTGATATTGTTATTGCTGACTGCCGCTTTCAACTTGGAGAGCCGGAGAAAGGCTACAATAAGTATAAGGAGGGCCATATTCCCGGGGCAGTCTATTTTGATCTGGAGAAAGAGCTTTCCGCGCCAATAAGCACACATGGGGGAAGACATCCCCTGCCAGAAACGGAACAGATGGCTGCATTATTCAGCAAAAAAGGGATAGACCATACGAAGCAAGTTATTATTTATGACGACCAGGGCGGGGCCATGGCTTCCAGGCTTTGGTGGATGCTCAAATATACCGGCCATAACAACGCAGCTATCCTGGAAGAAGGCTTTTCTGCATGGAGGGAAAAGGGTTACCCAGTTACACCAGAAATTCCAGAGCCGGAGATTACTCAGTACATCCCTGAACTTAACAGCGGGATGCTTGCTTCTGCGGAGGATGTGAAGGATTCTCTTCACCGTAATGATGTCCTGCTCATTGACTCCAGAGCGGAACAGAGATTCACAGGAGAAACAGAACCTATCGATCCTGTGGCAGGCCATATCCCTGGAGCTGTGAATGAAGACTGGCAGAACCGGCTCAATGAAAACGGGAAGTGGAAACCTGCCGAAGAACAGGCGAAAGAACTTAGCAAGTATAATACTGACAAAAATGATGTAATTGTTTATTGCGGTTCAGGTGTCACTGCCTGTGCTAACGTTCTGGCCATGGAGGAAGCAGGAATAAAACCTAAGCTTTATGCCGGCAGCTGGAGCGACTGGATTACATACAAAGATGCCCCAGTGGAAACTGGCCATAAGAACAAATAG
- a CDS encoding VOC family protein, with product MKKELDHIGVAVRDMERSITFYEGVLGAVLIDRYVSEAPGVESEIAVMDIKGARTELLAPTNNSTSPIARFIKQKGKGVHHMAYRVDDLEEALEELEQQGIRVMPETLRTNKHGRRLIYLNPADTEGTIIEFCDYPGNKGAQPE from the coding sequence ATATGGAAAGAAGCATTACATTTTATGAAGGCGTTCTTGGTGCTGTCCTTATTGACAGATATGTAAGTGAAGCTCCTGGCGTGGAAAGTGAAATCGCCGTGATGGATATTAAAGGGGCGAGGACGGAACTGCTGGCGCCTACGAATAATTCCACTTCTCCGATTGCCAGGTTTATTAAGCAAAAAGGGAAGGGAGTTCACCATATGGCATACCGGGTGGATGATCTGGAGGAGGCTCTGGAGGAGCTGGAGCAGCAAGGCATTCGGGTGATGCCTGAAACGCTGCGGACAAACAAACATGGCAGAAGGCTGATTTATCTGAACCCTGCGGATACGGAAGGGACGATAATTGAGTTTTGTGATTATCCAGGGAATAAGGGAGCACAGCCGGAATAA
- a CDS encoding DUF2339 domain-containing protein, producing MNEEAYKQLEKRVAMLEQEVKELKDLKFQEKEKQESSSGKVAFKYAAEKPPLINDMEEEDGNKPYVKRPDFEKLIGQVWLPRVFAFILLIGVVWLYRMGVDEGYITEPVRVIAGFSASGLLIFYGSMQVKREREKLGLVLLGSAVGLLILTTFSMNVLYGMIPPPAAFMMNTGWVLLGFYFAHRWQSELLLVFVGLAGYLVPFLTASEQGSLLIFGAYEFTLYIALLAYAYYKKYSKLFYSAFALFHLTYLAYSVIAGEAAALIYPVLLQFGIFLAVFLLEKQRFLPLSALLYVNILIMTGWIHGVRGSVNYGWAEHLLWILPVLLAGLAVYEFSKKDAESFVTMYSLAMLAGAFAVLHYSGDQGLTLSVLLIQAASVIFVGYRFKSDLRIIAGFIMYFVLALILVNDTLATSGIQQVTWLVYLLLTLLLYQLARTYEPEKKQVYKANAIVFVSTLLIYATYQTVEIGTALAWQSHIQQAAISFVWMVFAIAVTCLGFFWKNKAFRTAGVIFIFVVLAKVIVVDLPEASLFIRSLLFIILGVVGILVSRLTYTKKENAA from the coding sequence TTGAACGAAGAGGCATATAAACAGCTGGAAAAACGAGTTGCAATGCTGGAACAGGAAGTGAAAGAGTTAAAAGATTTAAAGTTTCAGGAAAAGGAAAAACAAGAGAGCTCTTCTGGCAAGGTGGCATTTAAATATGCAGCTGAAAAGCCGCCTTTAATTAACGACATGGAAGAAGAGGACGGAAACAAACCATATGTGAAACGCCCCGATTTCGAAAAACTGATTGGGCAGGTATGGCTGCCAAGAGTATTTGCATTTATACTGCTAATCGGTGTCGTCTGGCTGTACAGGATGGGCGTTGACGAGGGATATATTACCGAACCTGTACGAGTTATAGCAGGCTTCAGTGCCAGCGGTCTGCTGATCTTTTACGGCAGCATGCAGGTTAAAAGAGAGAGGGAAAAGCTTGGGCTTGTCCTGCTTGGAAGTGCCGTGGGACTACTCATACTGACCACGTTCTCGATGAATGTTCTATACGGAATGATCCCGCCACCTGCAGCCTTTATGATGAATACAGGCTGGGTGCTCCTTGGTTTTTACTTTGCCCATCGCTGGCAATCGGAACTATTGCTTGTTTTTGTCGGTCTGGCTGGTTATCTCGTCCCGTTTCTGACTGCCAGTGAGCAGGGAAGTTTACTTATATTTGGGGCTTACGAGTTTACCCTGTACATTGCTTTGCTGGCATACGCCTATTATAAAAAATACAGCAAGCTGTTTTACAGCGCCTTCGCACTGTTTCATTTAACCTATCTTGCCTACAGTGTAATTGCCGGGGAAGCTGCAGCTTTAATTTATCCTGTGCTGCTCCAGTTCGGTATATTCCTAGCTGTATTTTTGCTGGAAAAACAACGATTTCTTCCGTTATCCGCTTTATTATACGTCAATATACTGATCATGACAGGCTGGATTCATGGAGTGAGAGGCAGTGTAAATTATGGATGGGCGGAGCACCTGCTGTGGATTCTGCCGGTTTTACTAGCAGGATTGGCAGTTTATGAGTTTTCCAAAAAGGATGCCGAAAGTTTTGTTACTATGTACTCCCTGGCGATGCTGGCCGGTGCTTTCGCAGTGCTCCATTATTCCGGCGATCAAGGACTCACATTATCAGTACTGCTCATCCAGGCGGCTTCTGTTATATTTGTCGGCTACAGGTTTAAAAGCGATTTGCGAATCATTGCCGGCTTTATTATGTATTTTGTGCTTGCCCTTATTCTTGTTAACGACACATTGGCGACGAGCGGCATACAGCAGGTGACTTGGCTTGTTTATCTCCTTCTGACCCTTCTGCTTTATCAGCTGGCACGAACATACGAGCCGGAGAAAAAACAAGTATACAAAGCAAATGCAATCGTTTTTGTCAGCACATTACTGATATATGCAACGTATCAGACAGTTGAAATCGGGACAGCTCTTGCCTGGCAGTCACACATTCAGCAGGCAGCTATCTCCTTTGTCTGGATGGTCTTCGCCATTGCTGTGACTTGTCTCGGTTTCTTTTGGAAAAATAAAGCTTTTCGGACGGCAGGGGTTATATTTATTTTCGTAGTCCTTGCGAAAGTAATTGTTGTGGATCTTCCGGAAGCTTCTTTGTTTATCCGCTCACTTTTGTTTATCATTCTCGGAGTTGTCGGCATCCTTGTATCAAGGCTGACATATACGAAAAAAGAAAATGCCGCTTAA